The proteins below are encoded in one region of Penicillium psychrofluorescens genome assembly, chromosome: 4:
- a CDS encoding uncharacterized protein (ID:PFLUO_005872-T1.cds;~source:funannotate) has product MSESQYGLSGGEPKHYLGELRQMLASASSDRDETWDLTTFPEIQGTDCQSHILPEASGGEEEAAEVSSDQDELDSRHQCAVETETVDDRDPGSTQDATFPPNEEVAYTLIGDLDERVQEIEEQFKKQATFNDGVQRTMRTVPHEIHALQTDIRALKAKNDKLEGLLNQLCKKECVPATQLKAVRTKRSAT; this is encoded by the exons ATGTCCGAGAGCCAGTATGGTCTTTCCGGTGGAGAGCCAAAGCATTATCTAGGCGAATTGCGCCAGATGTTGGCATCCGCCTCGTCGGACCGCGACGAGACTTGGGATCTGACAACATTTCCAGAGATCCAGGGGACTGACTGCCAATCACACATTTTGCCCGAGGCGTccggcggcgaagaagaggctgcGGAAGTAAGCAGCGACCAAGACGAGTTGGACTCACGTCATCAATGCGCCGTGGAAACAGAAACCGTCGACGATCGCGATCCAGGGTCGACACAGGATGCCACGTTTCCGCCTAATGAGGAGGTGGCGTATACGCTGATTGGAGA CTTGGATGAGCGAGTGCA AGAAATCGAAGAGCAGTTCAAGAAGCAAGCGACGTTCAATGACGGCGTACAGCGCACCATGCGAACGGTCCCGCACGAAATCCACGCGCTACAAACTGATATTCGTGCATTGAAGGCTAAAAATGACAAGTTGGAAGGCCTCCTGAATCAGCTCTGCAAGAAAGAATGCGTCCCAGCCACTCAACTAAAGGCGGTGCGGACCAAGCGCTCAGCCACGTAG
- a CDS encoding uncharacterized protein (ID:PFLUO_005873-T1.cds;~source:funannotate): MLQDLCRQLSSPTDRGHVSRRGSNSPPANGSYEKDHPHCMKVISDAEEEIQQLRGDKARLATQVGRLNAQVQELQKQLSTATANEQSRAQESMQSFLQELFTDASSMIDKVCSRMNVSQFDKCLAGPGAGNVPLAGPNGQFALNDYTVASDDPFQGGVNDLADFSLYPTDH; the protein is encoded by the exons ATGCTGCAAGATCTGTGCCGGCAGCTATCGAGCCCAACAGATCGCGGCCACGTCAGTCGCAG AGGTTCCAACTCTCCTCCGGCAAACGGCTCCTACGAGAAGGACCATCCGCATTGCATGAAGGTCATTAGTGatgcggaggaagaaatTCAGCAACTAAGAGGAGACAAAGCGCGGTTGGCCACTCAAGTTGGGCGACTCAACGCGCAGGTTCAAGAGCTGCAAAAGCAGCTCTCCACCGCTACCGCAAATGAGCAAAGCCGAGCGCAGGAAAGTATGCAGTCATTCTTGCAAGAGCTGTTCACAGATGCGTCGTCAATGATAGATAAGGTCTGCAGCCGGATGAATGTCTCTCAGTTCGACAAGTGTTTGGCGGGGCCTGGTGCAGGCAACGTTCCCTTGGCTGGCCCAAATGGGCAGTTTGCGTTGAATGACTATACTGTAGCATCTGATGATCCCTTTCAAGGAGGTGTGAATGATCTGGCCGACTTCAGTCTATACCCGACCGACCATTGA
- a CDS encoding uncharacterized protein (ID:PFLUO_005874-T1.cds;~source:funannotate), which produces MVWLVYKLVSLAHARLVLYTFFTTDLDSYTFEEITFIVEYVAQKQEFLYCEALETTVEEGVPENGGFGHGFPVNPITRPFSSLAETGRNMALESEAGVDNKSKVDHRVYGWEPEKRIQSPMDQPVDFKKLSSLSKIHQSTGQLEQAKSYLHVCYNAIRRNSRLGELDRSQITCRLCDILCAQEFCSDARKKIEAEINTSAARGKCTASLRRLKVSLMEVDILEGKFEQAFLAAHWLKLAFDSVSSADVGEQRLHVRSVIASSRLFHYQFRYDDAIREWEEACSLVRKYRHCFKPEGFLYGLIQFSISVARIRADSTTNRAYSTASKSWCADTKQSFDNGCVILTREDPDYWIPTIPKIWVPYLMSVMESAEPTWASTNVFSSLRQRYSSLGF; this is translated from the exons ATGGTATGGTTGGTCTACAAGCTCGTCAGTCTAGCACACGCACGCCTTGTGCTTTACACTTTCTTCACAACAGATCTTGATAGTTATACGTTTGAAGAAATCACGTTCATTGTTGAATACGTGGCCCAGAAGCAAGAATTCCTCTACTGTGAGGCCCTCGAAACAACAGTCGAAGAAGGTGTGCCGG AGAACGGTGGATTTGGCCATGGTTTTCCCGTCAATCCCATCACAAGACCGTTCAGCTCTCTAGCCGAGACGGGACGTAACATGGCTCTCGAAAGTGAGGCCGGAGTGGACAACAAAAGTAAAGTGGACCACCGGGTCTACGGGTGGGAACCAGAGAAGCGGATACAGTCCCCAATGGACCAACCTGTCGATTTCAAGAAGTTGTCGAGTCTTTCGAAGATCCACCAGTCTACCGGCCAACTGGAGCAAGCTAAATCATATCTCCACGTGTGCTATAATGCTATTCGACGCAACTCCCGCTTGGGCGAACTAGATCGATCCCAGATTACTTGCAGATTATGTGATATTCTCTGTGCTCAAGAATTTTGCTCTGATGCACGGAAGAAAATCGAGGCTGAAATTAACACAAGTGCCGCTCGCGGAAAATGCACTGCATCCCTCAGACGCTTGAAGGTGTCATTGATGGAAGTGGACATACTGGAGGGAAAGTTCGAACAAGCATTTCTCGCCGCTCACTGGCTGAAGCTCGCATTTGATAGCGTCTCATCGGCGGATGTCGGTGAACAAAGGCTGCATGTGCGCTCGGTCATTGCATCTTCTAGGCTTTTCCATTACCAATTTCGGTACGACGACGCTATCCGCGAATGGGAAGAAGCCTGCTCTCTCGTGAGAAAATATCGGCACTGCTTTAAACCCGAAGGGTTTTTGTACGGGCTCATTCAGTTCTCTATCTCCGTCGCACGTATCCGGGCGGACAGCACCACAAACCGTGCGTATAGCACGGCCTCAAAATCATGGTGTGCCGATACCAAACAGTCCTTTGATAATGGCTGTGTCATTCTCACTCGCGAGGATCCCGATTATTGGATCCCAACGATTCCAAAGATATGGGTACCATACTTAATGTCGGTGATGGAGTCTGCGGAGCCAACGTGGGCGTCGACGAACGTGTTTTCCAGTCTACGGCAAAGGTATTCCTCTTTGGGATTCTGA
- a CDS encoding uncharacterized protein (ID:PFLUO_005875-T1.cds;~source:funannotate), with translation MDSSSLQVSDELVHVVWASHILSLLNPYTRTASDKQLQSDQEISDDDGSDSDDDQDQEFDSLVAQHLTANSDVLRRKFLDCICELIAHAKGRNFVTAAALREKEDEVEVDIAQNNGLKAEDKTYLHSLKQFLAMQADGRVNVFEQGML, from the coding sequence ATGGACTCTTCAAGCCTCCAAGTTTCAGACGAGTTGGTTCATGTTGTCTGGGCATCGCATATCCTATCGCTCCTCAACCCCTATACCAGGACGGCATCTGACAAACAACTGCAGTCTGACCAGGAAATTAGTGATGATGACGGATCGGactctgatgatgatcaggATCAAGAATTTGATAGCCTAGTCGCTCAGCACTTGACAGCTAATAGTGACGTGCTCCGTCGGAAATTCCTCGATTGCATCTGTGAACTTATTGCGCACGCGAAAGGCAGAAACTTCGTCACAGCAGCGGCGCTtagggagaaagaagatgaagtCGAAGTCGATATCGCTCAAAACAATGGCCTTAAAGCGGAGGACAAAACGTATTTGCATTCCTTGAAACAGTTCCTTGCCATGCAAGCTGACGGTAGGGTCAATGTCTTTGAACAAGGCATGCTCTAA